Within the Candidatus Methylomirabilis sp. genome, the region CCTCGGGCATCTACCCTTGCCGCGACGGCTTCGTGGCCGTGGTGGCAGGGCACGACGAGGCGTTCCGGGGCCTGTGCCGGGCGATGGGGCGGGAGGACCTCCTCGCCGATCCCCGCTTCGCCACCCGGGCGGCCCGGGCGGAGGAGGCGCACGCCGAGGCGCTCGACGAGCAGATCGGCGCCTGGGTGCGGGCGCTGACGCGGGAGGAGGTCGAGGCGTTGGCGCGGCGGAATCACTTTGCCGCCGCCGCCGTCGCCACGGCGCGTGACCACTACGAGGACGCCCACCTGCAGGCACGCGGCTCCGTGTGGGAGATGGAGGATCCCGTGTACGGCACCATGGTGGAGCACGGCCCCGCGCCCAAGCTCTCCGAGACCCCCGCGCGCTACAAGTGGGCGGCCAAGCCGGTCGGCTTCCACAACGAGTACGTCCTGGGGCGCCTTCTGGGACTGGACCCCGAGCAGCTCAAGGAGTTGGAGCGGCGCGGGGTGATCGGCAAGTGGGCCGACCGGCGCGGCCCGAAGCCGCCGGATGACTGGAGCGGCGAGGGGATCCTGGAGTGAGCACCGGATGAGTGAGCGCCCCTGGGAAGACTGGATCCGACAGGAGGAGGACCCGGGCGGCGCCTTCGCCAAGCCCGAGGCGCTGGACGACCTCCTGGTCCTGGACGCGAGTCTCGAGAGCGCGGCTGGAATGGTCTGCACCGCGTTCCTGGCGGAGCTGGGCGCCGAAGTCCTGAAGGTCGAGCCGCCCCGGGGGGATCCTGCCCGCGCCTGGGGGCCGCCGGGGTTCACCCATCAGGGCGAGGGGTTGGCTTATCTCGCGGAGGGGCGGAACAAGTATTACATCACTCTGAACCTGGAGAGGGCGGAGGGACGCGAGCTCTTCCGGCAACTCGCGCGGCGCGCCGATGTGGTGGTCGAAGCGTACCCGCCGGGCCGGATGGACACCTGGGGCATCGGGTACCGCCAGCTGTCGGCGGAGCATCCCGGCCTCATCTACGTCGCCATCTCGGCCCACGGCCAGTTCGGGCCCCGCGCGGCGGACGGCACGCCGGAGCACGACCTCACGAGCCAGGCGGCGTCGGGCCTGACGTTCATCACCGGTGAACCCGCGAGCGCCGACGCCGGGCCAGCCGGGGTCCCGACCAAGGCGGGGCCGTGGCTGGCCGGGTACGCGGGCGGGGCCTGGGCGGCGTTCGGGTTGCTCGGAGCCTTGCACCACAGGCACGCGACCGGGCGGGGCCAGATGGTGGATGTGACCCCGGCGGAAGGGCTGATGCGTTACCTGGAGTACACCCTCCTCTGGTACCACGTGAATGAAAGGATCCGCGAGCGGATCGGCTACTACGATCTGGCCGTCTTCCCGTACACCTTCATCCGCGTGAAGGACGGGTGGGCGTTCATCGCCAGCTACACCGATCTCAACTTCCTGGCGCTCTGCCGCATCATGGGGCGGCCGGAGCTGGCGCAGGATCCGCGCTTCGCCACGACGTCGGCGCGCGTGACGCCGGAGAATGAGCCGGTGCTGCGCGACGCCATCGAGCGCTGGTCGCTCCACCTGACCGCCGATGAGATCCTGGAAAAGGTTCTGGCTGACCCCGGTCCCGGAGTGGTAGTCTTCGGGCGGGTCGAAACGCCGACGGAAGTCCTCTCCCGCGAGAACTGGTGGGCGCGGGGATGCTTCCAGCAGGTCTCCGATCCGATGTACGGCCCCCTGACCCTGCAGATGCCCGTCTGGCGCATGACGGGGACCCCACCCCGCCTGCGTTGGCCCTGCCGTCCGGTGGGGCATCACAACGAGCACGTCTACCTGAAGTACCTCGGCCTCGGCCGGACTCGCCTGCAGGAGTTGCGCGCGCGGGACGTCCTGTAACCCCGCCGCGCCGGCGGGGCCCCCGGGCCGGACGGGAACGCCGGCCCTGACCCGATTCCCCGGAGGGACACGGTGGCCGACCCTGGCACGCGCCCCGAGAGCACCAGGACGATCCTCGAGGAGATCGAGCGCACCCTCAAGCGGCTCGCGAACACGGCCGAGCTCGTGGCCAGACCGGCAGAACCCGAGGTCGGCCTGACCCCCCGGACACTGGTCTACCGGCGGAACAAGTCCCGGCTGTACCACTATCCGCCGCAGGGAGGGTCCCCCCATCCCATCCCCATCCTCTTCGTGCCCAACATCGGGATCAGCCGGCCGTACATCTTCGACCTCGCCCCCGGCAGCAGCTTCATCGAGTACATGATCAACAACGGCTTCAATCTGTACCTCCTCGACTGGGGCGTCTTCGGGGAGGAGGACAACACGCTCCGCGTGGACGACTGCGTCATCGAGATCCTCCCCCGCGTGTTCCAGCGCGTGCTGCGCCACGGCGGCGCCCCGGGCCTCAGCATCGTCGGGTACTGCATGGGGGCCCCGCTCAGCGCCTGTGCCCTCGCCCTGCACGCCGACCAGCCCGTCCGCAACTTCGTGAACATGGCCGGGCCCTTCGACTTCGCCAAGGCCGGCCTCTTCGCGTGCTGGCTGCAGAAGCGGGTCTTCGACGTGGACCGGCTCATCGACACCTACGGGTCCATGCCGGCGGAGATGGTCCGGCTCGGCTTCAAGCTCCTCAAGCCGACCATGGACTTCTCCACCCTGAGCAACCTCTGGTGGAACG harbors:
- a CDS encoding CoA transferase, whose amino-acid sequence is MSERPWEDWIRQEEDPGGAFAKPEALDDLLVLDASLESAAGMVCTAFLAELGAEVLKVEPPRGDPARAWGPPGFTHQGEGLAYLAEGRNKYYITLNLERAEGRELFRQLARRADVVVEAYPPGRMDTWGIGYRQLSAEHPGLIYVAISAHGQFGPRAADGTPEHDLTSQAASGLTFITGEPASADAGPAGVPTKAGPWLAGYAGGAWAAFGLLGALHHRHATGRGQMVDVTPAEGLMRYLEYTLLWYHVNERIRERIGYYDLAVFPYTFIRVKDGWAFIASYTDLNFLALCRIMGRPELAQDPRFATTSARVTPENEPVLRDAIERWSLHLTADEILEKVLADPGPGVVVFGRVETPTEVLSRENWWARGCFQQVSDPMYGPLTLQMPVWRMTGTPPRLRWPCRPVGHHNEHVYLKYLGLGRTRLQELRARDVL
- a CDS encoding alpha/beta fold hydrolase, which produces MADPGTRPESTRTILEEIERTLKRLANTAELVARPAEPEVGLTPRTLVYRRNKSRLYHYPPQGGSPHPIPILFVPNIGISRPYIFDLAPGSSFIEYMINNGFNLYLLDWGVFGEEDNTLRVDDCVIEILPRVFQRVLRHGGAPGLSIVGYCMGAPLSACALALHADQPVRNFVNMAGPFDFAKAGLFACWLQKRVFDVDRLIDTYGSMPAEMVRLGFKLLKPTMDFSTLSNLWWNAWNDRYVAGFKALNKWANDYVPLPGEFFRQWVKDFYQDNKLIRGELTLGGRRVDLSKIRCPLLVVGAREDNICPPACARALIEAASSQDKEYVELTGGHISLVAGRQAANNLWPRVNQWLAQRSRP